Part of the Cynocephalus volans isolate mCynVol1 chromosome 11, mCynVol1.pri, whole genome shotgun sequence genome is shown below.
ATTCTTGTCCTATGTAAAGGGCATCAGAGTAAGAAGCCAGAAAATGTAAGGGAAAATCTATTATGGAAATATGTCAGGAAGTCACCACAATTATTCAATTTTTCTGGATTTAGTATTGTAATATTTgtcaacttaaattttttttctttttcaaattttcgCACatcctttttatttacttatttatttatttttactttttaattttttttttaaagatgaccagtaaggggatcttaacccttgacttggtgttatcagcaccacgctctcccaagtgagccacgggccggcccctacttTTTTTAatcgaatcataattgattatatgtattttgggggttcaacattgacgtatgttgaaaaattcttaattttatctctcattattttaattcacttctttctatttttgaattcataatgttgtatttttctaaaacagGAACCCTAAAAATAAATGTCTCAGGTCCAATTCAACCTGGATCACCTATGGTAGAAGAGCGGGAAGAAGCAGCTGAGGGCCTCTTGGGGAGGTTTGGCCCTCAATCCTCTTCCAGGGGCCTTGAAGCCAGGCCACTCAGGCATCAGAGCATGTTTGAGGCTGCCACAAAAACAAGGGCCCCCTACCTGGCTCCATGTTGGGGCtggctggcctgggctggggtggggatggggtggaggtAGAGGTGGGGGGACTGGGCAGGAGCCAAGGTCCTGGGGAGTGGCTGCTATTAGAGACTCAGAGCAGTGACTCCCGAGGGAGGGCCTTGCAAGGCCAGGGAAGAAGGAAACCAGGGCCAGCTGCTTTTTAGTGGCAGGATTGAAGTCATGACGACAGTTCCCCTATCGATTTCCTTGAGGTGGTGACGAGGGTGTGGAAGCAGAGGAGTGGGTGTGACCCCACAGTCACAAGGGCCAGGGCTCTCAGCCCCCATTAGAGATGCTGGAGGTCTATTTCCAGTACCCCCATTCTTCTCAGTTGATCAGGCCCCTCCACGACTCCCCCTGTGCACTGGAAAAGCCCCTGACTCTCACTTGGCACTTAAGGCCTTCATGACCAGGCACTGTCCACCACACCAGCCTGCGTGGAGTATCAAATACAGCACAGAGCCTTTGCTCAGACTGAGGCCTCCACCCAGAGTACCCGTCCCCACACCTCATTCCTCCTCAGGACTCAGCCAGGTTGTCACCTCCTCTGAGCAGCCCTCCCTGGACCACCCAAGTCGGCCCCAATGACCAAGTCTTCTCTTACCACGCCAGGGGGCCCCAGGTACTGGTCAGGCCAGAGGAACAGTTGTACTTATGGGTGGAATACTTAGGGAAGAGGAGTCAGTAGGTGGGGGTGATGGAGCAGTGTAAGCCCGCCTGGGCCCCACCTGCTCATCCATCCTGGGCACTGAGGCCTCAACAAGTCTGCTGGATCTAAGAATGGAAAGGGGACACAGCGTCCAAACAGGCCTGGAGAGAACAGACACACAAGCTCAAGCCCTGGCCTGGGGCCTCAGGCCGTCCCCAGCCCAGCTGGCCATCAGACAAATAGAGGCACTTGTTGAGTCACCCACTCTGGGCATAGGTCTCCTTTATTTGAATCTGATGCTGGGCGGCTAGACGCTGCAGGTGGCTCTCGATATGGGCCAGGAGGGCATCCAGCATGTGCAGGACCCCAAGGAGCAGGGTGCGGTCTGAGATTGGGGCCCGCTGTTTCCAGGGTCGACAGGGGTCAGTGGTCACCTTCAGATGCTGAGAATAGAACCAAGAGGCAGGAATGAGAGTAGAGGGTCAGGATGGAGGTGTGGCAAGGGGAGAAGGATGGGAGGTGTGGGGCAGTGCCCAGTGGAGATGGGAAGAGACTTAGGGTGATGGAGGGCTGCTGAGGGTCTGTTGTGGGCCAAGGTGGTCAAGGGGCCCATGGGAGCTGGATGAGGAATAGGAGTAGTAAGGGAGACACATGGGGGTAGGGACTGGCCATGGGGAATGGTCAGGGACTGATGGTTTGTAGACATGGGTTCCATGGAGATGTGTAAACAGATGCAGGGACAATGGGGTGTGAGCGGGTCGGGGGGAGGCCCACAGGGCCACAAGGTGGGCCGGTGGGccggtgggggagggtggggtaGAGGACATGGGCACACAGGATATCAGTAgaggcaggagctgtggggacAGAGGAGTGCTGTGCTCACCTCACCCTTGGTGGCTTGTGAACGCCACCGCTGCAGCACTGCATGGCTGATCATCAGCATCATGGTGGTGGTGATCGTGACCCCTGCCACGGGGTAGATGTGGTTCGTTCCCAGGCCCATCCAATGGCCAGCACAACTCAGGCCACCTCCACAACCCTCTAGGCCATTTGGCTGGCACCCCCAGGGCTGCAAGTCTAGCCCCACCTGGTACCAGAGGGGCCGTGACCAGGCATGGGCGGGGGTAGGCATTGTCAACAAGAGCAGTGGCGACAGGAAGGACAGTGTGTGCAGCATGGCTGCACAAGTGCCAGGGTCCGGAACCTGGGTGCCTGGCAACCGGCACAAGCCCCTCCCCCTAGAGCAGGACCAGCTCTGAGGCAGCAGGTTCCACCTGGGTCCACGGCCTTTCACAAGGCAGGCTGGCCAGAAAatgagtggggtggggtgggggctgggatcCAGAGTGGGGAAAGAATGGCTGGCCGGGGCCTGTGCACCATTCTCCAGCTGGTCTGGCCAGCTCAGAACTGAAGAGGTGCCTCCTTTTCCCCCCATATTCCCCTCACCGACCATCCAATCCCAAAATCCAAAAGCTTGATGGCCCCTAAAGTCCACTGCCCTCCACCAAGGGTAGCACTACCACAGACCAATCAAGCAGAGGGCAAGGAGCTACGCACTGGCCCCCAcatccagcctctgccctgccGACCGCATTGCAGCAGAGCAAGTGCTCGAAATGTCCTGGCTGTCAGAACCAAGCCTGACTTGCGAGGGCCTCCTTGGACACACCTGCTGTTCCCTACACCACAGCACTGCTTCCAGTGCCTAGAAAGTCACCTTCTCAAGGCTGGAGTTTCAGTTAAGTGTCACATGCTCCATTAGCCTCCCTCCATGGCCACCTTGGGTGACACAGTTCCTTCTCTGTCGTGtgaccctgctttattttcttcacagcatttCTAACTACTTGCAATCTCTTGTTTGAGGTCTCCCACTTAAGCATATAAgcttcattcaaccaatatttcgactgttttggtggctggccagtacagggatctaactctggaccttggtgttatgaacacCACGCTCTAGTCAACtgcattcaaccaatatttaccGAGTAGCTGCCAGGCACTGATCCTGGTGCCAGCACACGACGTGACAGAGCAGACAAAAAGCTCTGACCTCCcaggctgaggttctgggggctgggggaaggacaGATGATTCGTAAATACAGTGCCAGGCACTGACACAGGCCACTATCATGAGACCTGGGCAAGGCGCCTCAAGGATGTGGAGCGCAGGGCCACCTCTGTCCACGAGCAGGACTGTGCACGGAGCTTGCCACCCGGTCAGCACCCAATGAACAGCAAAGCTCACGTGCTTTGAGAAGGTGATCAGAGCCCAGCACTGTTGCCAGCATTTTCTGGTGTTTACTCATTTAACATGCACTGAGTAACTCACGAGGCGAGTGCTGTTCCCATTCCTGCCCTGCTGGTGAGGAGCAcgctgaggcccagaaagattctagctcccccaccccatctctcaGCGTGTCAGTTGAGGCCCCACCGCCCACCACCACATGCC
Proteins encoded:
- the TMEM89 gene encoding transmembrane protein 89 — encoded protein: MLHTLSFLSPLLLLTMPTPAHAWSRPLWYQVGLDLQPWGCQPNGLEGCGGGLSCAGHWMGLGTNHIYPVAGVTITTTMMLMISHAVLQRWRSQATKGEHLKVTTDPCRPWKQRAPISDRTLLLGVLHMLDALLAHIESHLQRLAAQHQIQIKETYAQSG